The Oncorhynchus masou masou isolate Uvic2021 chromosome 6, UVic_Omas_1.1, whole genome shotgun sequence genome has a window encoding:
- the LOC135541591 gene encoding synaptonemal complex protein 3-like, whose product MATHKGCALKGKAKGIKTTSGKPHMEDFNGSFNKENLQVVEAETLRGRKRLSEADDDIDIDITKGGDMMTMLDRFGADINKAFLAKRKRLETFTKSSVKTSHQKIEQLWRVQQRDRSKVTEDYCTQFNAVFNQWDTDVQKSKDNEEKLLSMFQHQQKMFQHMRASQSQRLKTLKQLLEQYIQSLDTMEKTHISQQGAVQGELRQEMALFQKKILMDTQQQEMATVRKSLQTMLM is encoded by the exons ATGGCAACTCACAAGGGATGTGCTCTGAAAGGCAAAGCAAAAGGCATTAAAACCACATCAGGCAAACCCCATATGGAGGACTTCAATGGGAGTTTCAACAAAGAAAACCTTCAAG TAGTTGAGGCTGAGACATTGAGAGGAAGGAAACGTCTCTCAGAGGCAGATGATGACATTGACATTGACATCACCAAAGG AGGGGATATGATGACCATGTTGGACAGATTTGGAG CGGACATCAACAAAGCTTTCCTGGCAAAACGCAAACGCTTGGAAACGTTCACCAAGTCCTCTGTGAAGACCAGCCATCAGAAGATTGAGCAGTTATGGAGGGTCCAACAAAGAGACAG GAGTAAAGTGACAGAAGACTACTGCACCCAGTTCAATGCAGTCTTCAACCAGTGGGACACAGATGTGCAGAAGTCCAAGGATAACGAGGAGAAACTACTG AGCATGTTCCAGCACCAGCAGAAAATGTTTCAGCACATGAGGGCCTCCCAAAGCCAGAGACTGAAGACTCTCAAGCAGCTGCTAGAGCAGTACATCCAG AGCCTTGATACAATGGAGAAGACCCATATCAGCCAGCAGGGTGCTGTACAGGGTGAGCTGCGCCAGGAAATGGCACTGTTTCAGAAAAAGATCCTCATGGACACT CAACAGCAAGAGATGGCTACAGTGCGCAAGTCTCTGCAGACAATGCTGATGTAA
- the LOC135541590 gene encoding choline/ethanolaminephosphotransferase 1-like, protein MSTTGYQQQQGGVRTRRGPVKERDPGQGVGMEAACWLAPGALRRLIELPTPPLDRQQLKRLEEHRYSSAGHSLLEPLMQCYWEWLVGHVPTWIAPNLITIVGLATNVFTTLVLVYYCPTATEQAPLWAYLLCAVGLFVYQSLDAIDGKQARRTNSSSPLGELFDHGCDSLSTVFVVLGTSIAVQLGTNPDWMFFCCFAGMFMFYCAHWQTYVSGTLRFGIIDVTEVQIFIIIMYLLAAVGGSAFWQSLIPVINIQMKIVPAICTFLGAVFSCTNYFRVIFTGGVGKNGSTIAGTSVLSPVLHIGSVIILAMMIYKKSAIQLFEKHPCVYILAFGFVSAKITNKLVVAHMTKSEMHLHDIAFLGPGLLFLDQYFNSFIDEYLVLWIAVILSFVDLVRYCVSVCNQIASHLHIFVFRIKPLTPSTLQ, encoded by the exons ATGAGCACCACTGGGTACCAGCAGCAGCAGGGGGGTGTTCGGACACGCAGAGGCCCAGTCAAGGAGAGGGATCCTGGGCAGGGTGTGGGCATGGAGGCGGCCTGCTGGCTTGCCCCAGGAGCCCTGCGCAGGCTGATTGAGCTGCCCACTCCCCCGCTCGACCGCCAACAGCTGAAGAGACTGGAGGAACACAG GTACAGCAGTGCAGGTCACTCCTTGCTGGAGCCTCTGATGCAGTGCTACTGGGAGTGGCTGGTGGGCCATGTGCCCACCTGGATTGCCCCCAACCTCATCACCATCGTGGGCCTGGCCACCAATGTATTCACCACCCTGGTGCTGGTCTACTACTGCCCCACTGCCACTGAACAG GCACCGCTGTGGGCATACCTGCTGTGTGCGGTGGGCCTGTTTGTGTACCAATCACTGGATGCCATTGATGGGAAGCAGGCCAGACGAACTAATAGCAGCTCTCCGCTGGGTGAACTGTTTGACCACGGCTGTGACTCCCTCTCCACAG tgttTGTGGTCCTGGGCACCAGTATAGCAGTGCAGCTGGGCACCAACCCTGACTGGATGTTCTTCTGTTGTTTCGCTGGCATGTTCATGTTCTACTGTGCCCACTGGCAGACATACGTCTCCGGCACCCTGCGCTTCGGCAT CATTGACGTGACTGAGGTGCAAATCTTCATTATAATCATGTATTTGCTGGCCGCCGTGGGAGGATCCGCTTTTTGGCAGTCACTG ATCCCAGTCATAAACATCCAGATGAAAATAGTTCCAGCCATCTGCACTTTCTTAGGGGCTGTCTTTTCCTGTACTAATTACTTCCGGGTTATATTTACCGGAGGTGTGGGCAAAAATGGATCAACAATAGCA ggaaCCAGTGTCCTATCTCCCGTGTTACATATAGGCTCAGTAATAATACTGGCCATGATGATCTATAAGAAGTCCGCTATCCAGCTCTTTGAGAAGCACCCCTGTGTTTATATCCTGGCCTTTGGTTTTGTGTCAGCCAAGATCACCAACAAATTAGTT GTAGCACATATGACAAAGAGTGAGATGCATCTACATGATATAGCATTCCTGGGGCCAGGCCTGCTGTTCCTGGACCAGTATTTCAACAGTTTTATTGATGAATACCTGGTGCTGTGGATTGCAgtg ATCCTGTCTTTCGTTGACTTGGTGCGTTACTGTGTCAGTGTTTGCAACCAGATTGCCTCCCATCTTCACATCTTTGTCTTCAGAATCAAGCCATTGACCCCCTCCACCCTTCAGTGA